A genomic stretch from Chitinophaga lutea includes:
- a CDS encoding metalloprotease family protein: protein MLIPGQYIGVVTFPGVVVHELAHQLFCRWCGVAVYEVKYFQADNPLGYVIHEPPKKPLHQLLIGTGPFIINSLIAFVIAFPAALPVALFNSGNLFDYIQLYFAVSIGMHAFPSTTDASTMWNGIWHGDNTPLWLKIVLLPVMGLILLGAIGSVFWLDLVYGILLAIGLPLLIAGLF from the coding sequence ATGCTGATTCCCGGTCAATATATAGGCGTGGTTACCTTTCCCGGCGTGGTGGTGCACGAACTGGCGCATCAACTGTTTTGCCGCTGGTGCGGGGTGGCCGTATACGAGGTGAAATATTTCCAGGCGGATAACCCGTTGGGGTACGTCATTCACGAACCGCCGAAAAAGCCGCTGCATCAGCTGCTCATTGGTACGGGGCCTTTCATCATCAACTCCCTGATCGCTTTTGTGATCGCCTTCCCCGCGGCATTGCCTGTGGCCCTGTTCAACAGCGGCAACCTTTTCGATTACATACAGCTCTATTTCGCGGTATCGATCGGCATGCATGCTTTCCCGAGCACTACCGACGCTTCAACGATGTGGAACGGCATCTGGCATGGCGACAATACGCCGCTATGGCTGAAGATCGTGCTGCTGCCCGTTATGGGCCTGATCCTGCTGGGCGCCATCGGCTCGGTGTTCTGGCTCGACCTGGTGTACGGCATCCTGCTCGCCATCGGGCTGCCCCTCCTGATCGCGGGCCTCTTCTAA
- a CDS encoding D-alanyl-D-alanine carboxypeptidase/D-alanyl-D-alanine-endopeptidase, with protein sequence MRSYLCAFIALLFYQAAAAQPKAIRQWASQDVLNVKGISNAHTGICIFDPATGKYWLQHQADKFFMPASNTKIFTLFTGLQLLGDSLPGMRYAENDTAVFIQATADPSFLHPDFAYQPVKDFLTATDKRVWYQPVTIRNKRFGPGWAWSDYADYYQPELNEWPMYGNVTRINIKGRQYSITPAYFARSASLQFLPERSADDVLADRDERENHFILYMRPNDASSHDFEVPFITGNRDQLLLRLADTLHKPVGLLPAAVAGGRLMKSIPADTLFQPMMHRSDNFFAEQILMMCSAVKWDTIDTRKVIRYMLDSTLKDLPTPPSWVDGSGLSRYNLFTPADFVGVLHKMYKTYPKERLYPLFPSGGKGTLRNYYQALPGRLYAKTGTLSGCVALSGYLITRSGKTLIFSVLVNNHDTTSTVVRRAVEKFLVRVANGS encoded by the coding sequence ATGAGATCGTATCTATGCGCCTTCATTGCGCTCCTTTTTTACCAGGCCGCCGCAGCACAGCCCAAAGCCATCCGGCAGTGGGCCAGCCAGGACGTACTGAACGTAAAAGGGATCAGCAACGCCCATACCGGCATCTGCATTTTCGACCCCGCCACCGGTAAATACTGGCTGCAGCACCAGGCCGATAAATTCTTCATGCCGGCTTCCAACACCAAAATATTCACGCTCTTTACGGGCCTGCAGTTGCTGGGCGATTCCCTGCCCGGCATGCGGTACGCGGAAAACGATACGGCCGTGTTCATCCAGGCCACCGCAGACCCGTCTTTCCTGCATCCGGATTTTGCGTACCAGCCGGTGAAAGACTTTCTAACGGCAACGGATAAACGGGTATGGTACCAGCCGGTGACGATCAGGAATAAACGCTTCGGCCCCGGATGGGCCTGGAGCGACTATGCCGATTATTACCAGCCCGAACTGAACGAATGGCCTATGTACGGTAATGTGACCCGCATCAACATCAAAGGCCGCCAGTACAGCATCACGCCGGCCTACTTCGCCAGATCGGCGAGCCTGCAGTTTTTACCCGAGCGGTCGGCAGACGATGTGCTGGCAGACCGTGACGAACGGGAAAATCATTTTATCCTCTACATGCGGCCGAACGATGCATCGTCGCACGACTTCGAAGTGCCGTTTATTACCGGCAACCGCGACCAGCTGCTGCTGCGCCTGGCCGATACACTGCACAAGCCGGTGGGCCTGCTGCCCGCTGCCGTGGCGGGCGGGCGCCTGATGAAAAGCATTCCGGCGGATACGCTGTTTCAGCCCATGATGCACCGCAGCGACAATTTTTTCGCGGAACAGATCCTCATGATGTGCTCGGCGGTGAAGTGGGATACGATCGATACCCGCAAGGTGATCCGTTATATGCTCGACAGCACGTTGAAAGACCTGCCCACGCCCCCCAGCTGGGTAGACGGGTCCGGTCTTTCGCGGTATAATCTTTTTACACCGGCCGACTTTGTGGGCGTGCTGCATAAAATGTATAAAACCTATCCCAAAGAACGCCTTTACCCGCTGTTCCCTTCCGGCGGCAAGGGCACGCTGCGCAACTATTACCAGGCGCTGCCGGGCCGGCTGTACGCCAAAACAGGCACCCTGAGCGGCTGTGTGGCCCTCAGCGGGTATCTCATTACCAGGTCGGGGAAAACGCTCATTTTCAGCGTGCTGGTGAATAACCACGACACCACATCCACGGTGGTGCGCAGGGCGGTAGAGAAATTCCTCGTGCGTGTGGCCAACGGCAGTTAG
- a CDS encoding tetratricopeptide repeat protein yields the protein MLVKALRVRRAFFMRSGRNHTNVAHGGNKKAFSLTEFIPMPSSPLCTHCELQPPESGYLNDLCADCRKSLSRYPITGWVKWLAAGVAVLFVISLFNLPKVFNANIRFKKANRLLEEHKYISAENALREITAAYPQDFKSAAKLAVAAYHNQHFMVMDSVLEKWVGKHVEEQELVSELNSLPDIAGYYMIQDERLQRSIDSAATVKERIAVLKKYHLQHQSDLPVMFHLASEYFNDSSYAATVALCEEIKMENPEAAMLYPLQAAAYREQREYQKAIDVCNQLLAIHAESIPALAAQSKVLLKWKKDNEALARAQQAYALDPHHIWSLEAMALTAHFTGNAKLRDDMIAELKSFNDSSTVALLRNIINGNIQYRN from the coding sequence ATGCTAGTAAAAGCCCTCCGCGTGCGGAGGGCTTTTTTTATGCGTTCCGGCCGGAATCACACAAACGTGGCGCACGGCGGCAATAAAAAAGCGTTTTCTTTGACGGAATTTATCCCTATGCCTTCTTCCCCTTTATGTACCCATTGTGAGCTCCAGCCGCCGGAAAGCGGTTACCTGAACGATTTGTGCGCAGACTGCCGCAAGTCCCTCAGCCGCTACCCCATCACCGGCTGGGTAAAATGGCTGGCCGCCGGTGTGGCCGTGTTGTTTGTGATCTCGCTTTTTAATCTCCCGAAAGTTTTCAACGCCAACATCCGTTTCAAAAAGGCCAACCGCCTGCTGGAGGAGCACAAATACATCAGTGCGGAAAACGCCCTGCGCGAAATTACCGCCGCCTACCCGCAAGATTTTAAGTCTGCCGCCAAACTGGCCGTGGCGGCGTATCACAACCAGCATTTTATGGTCATGGATTCGGTGCTGGAAAAATGGGTAGGCAAACACGTGGAAGAACAGGAACTGGTGAGCGAGCTCAACTCGCTGCCGGACATCGCGGGTTATTACATGATCCAGGACGAGCGCCTGCAACGCAGTATCGACAGCGCTGCTACCGTCAAAGAGCGCATCGCCGTCCTCAAAAAATATCATCTGCAACACCAGTCGGATTTGCCGGTGATGTTCCACCTGGCCTCCGAATACTTTAACGACAGCAGTTATGCCGCCACGGTGGCGCTTTGCGAAGAGATAAAAATGGAAAATCCTGAAGCCGCGATGTTGTATCCCTTGCAGGCCGCGGCTTACCGCGAGCAGCGGGAATATCAGAAGGCCATCGACGTGTGCAACCAGCTGCTGGCCATTCATGCAGAGTCCATTCCCGCGCTGGCGGCCCAGAGCAAAGTGCTGCTGAAATGGAAAAAAGACAACGAGGCGCTGGCCCGCGCGCAACAGGCGTATGCCCTCGATCCGCATCATATCTGGTCGCTGGAGGCGATGGCGCTCACGGCCCACTTCACCGGCAACGCGAAACTCCGCGACGACATGATAGCCGAACTGAAAAGCTTCAACGACAGTAGCACGGTGGCTTTGCTGCGGAACATTATCAACGGCAATATTCAATACAGAAATTAA
- a CDS encoding S46 family peptidase: protein MKKNLFLLLLLLSVKLVKADEGMWLPYLLGQQVYADMVKKGLKLSKEQLYSINKSSMKDAIIIFGGGCTGEIVSNQGLIFTNHHCGYGAIASASSVENNYLRDGFYAKSQAQEIPSKGLSVQFLVRVEDVTAKVEEALKGATTADRNAKLQAATADIIKAATEGTGYEARVNPMFRGNQYLMFVYERYKDIRLVGTPPESVGKFGGDTDNWEWPRHTGDFSVFRVYAGKDGKPADYAADNVPLKPKHFLPVSIKGVKENDYAMIFGYPGGTNRYETSLGVKLKTEVENPSLVNLRDIRLKYMFEEMKKDPAVKLQLASSYAGIANYWKFFDGESKQLLKYHVFEEKQKQEAAFKQWAAGKPEFENVFPQYEKIYKSWAPYAKVRVYLMEGVMGSPLAAYAASLAAVENAILKKGDVKAAVAAADAARTNFLKDENKISDQKILATTAMMYYTDIPKDQHPVGFYESLKSFGDLQDEKTYKTWAASVFANTMIFNEAKWKAFTANPDATVLQDDPAYAYASAFVKNYVGKYQPLYTQFTAENNELGRLYLKGEMQRSPSQFRYPDANFTMRLSYGQVKPYSPRDAVAYDYVTTATGVLDKYVPGDYEFDLPAGYVDLVKKKDFGQYADAKRKDLVVGFITTNDITGGNSGSPVINGNGELIGLAFDGNYEALSHKLQFDKNLNRTICVDVRYVLWCIEKLGGARNIINELKIVK from the coding sequence ATGAAGAAAAATCTATTCCTGCTGCTGCTTTTGCTGTCTGTAAAGCTGGTGAAAGCCGATGAAGGCATGTGGCTGCCATACCTGCTGGGCCAGCAGGTGTATGCAGACATGGTGAAGAAAGGGCTGAAACTTTCCAAAGAGCAGCTTTACAGTATCAACAAATCCTCCATGAAAGACGCCATCATTATTTTCGGCGGCGGCTGTACCGGGGAAATCGTGAGCAACCAGGGTCTCATTTTTACCAACCATCACTGCGGCTACGGCGCCATCGCCAGCGCCAGCTCCGTAGAAAATAACTACCTGCGCGACGGCTTCTACGCCAAAAGCCAGGCACAGGAAATCCCCTCCAAAGGCCTCTCCGTACAGTTCCTGGTACGCGTGGAAGACGTAACGGCCAAAGTGGAAGAAGCGCTTAAAGGCGCTACCACGGCGGACCGTAACGCAAAACTGCAGGCCGCCACGGCAGACATTATCAAGGCGGCCACCGAAGGCACCGGCTACGAAGCGCGCGTGAACCCCATGTTCAGAGGCAACCAGTACCTCATGTTCGTGTACGAGCGATATAAAGATATCCGCCTCGTGGGCACCCCGCCGGAAAGCGTGGGCAAATTCGGCGGCGATACGGACAACTGGGAGTGGCCCCGCCACACCGGCGACTTCTCCGTGTTCCGCGTATATGCCGGTAAAGACGGCAAACCCGCAGACTATGCGGCCGATAACGTTCCCCTCAAACCGAAACACTTCCTCCCCGTTTCCATCAAAGGCGTGAAAGAAAACGATTACGCCATGATCTTCGGTTACCCCGGCGGCACCAACCGCTACGAAACCTCACTGGGCGTAAAGCTGAAAACGGAAGTGGAAAACCCCTCCCTGGTGAACCTCCGCGACATCCGCCTCAAATACATGTTCGAGGAAATGAAAAAAGATCCGGCCGTGAAACTGCAGCTGGCTTCTTCTTACGCAGGCATCGCCAACTACTGGAAGTTCTTCGACGGGGAAAGCAAACAATTGCTGAAATACCACGTATTCGAAGAAAAACAGAAACAGGAAGCGGCCTTCAAACAATGGGCGGCCGGCAAACCTGAATTCGAGAACGTGTTCCCGCAGTACGAAAAAATCTATAAATCCTGGGCGCCTTACGCAAAAGTGCGCGTATACCTGATGGAAGGCGTAATGGGCTCTCCCCTGGCGGCATATGCAGCATCGCTCGCCGCGGTGGAAAACGCCATCCTGAAAAAGGGCGACGTGAAAGCGGCAGTGGCGGCGGCCGACGCGGCACGCACCAACTTCCTCAAAGACGAGAACAAAATCAGCGACCAGAAAATCCTGGCCACCACCGCCATGATGTATTATACAGACATTCCGAAAGACCAGCATCCAGTTGGTTTTTATGAAAGCCTGAAATCATTCGGCGACCTCCAGGATGAAAAAACCTACAAAACATGGGCTGCATCCGTATTTGCCAACACCATGATCTTTAACGAAGCCAAATGGAAAGCATTCACCGCCAACCCTGACGCCACCGTGCTGCAGGACGACCCGGCATATGCCTATGCATCCGCTTTCGTGAAAAACTATGTGGGCAAATATCAGCCGCTGTATACGCAATTCACGGCCGAAAACAACGAGCTGGGCCGCCTTTACCTGAAAGGGGAAATGCAGCGCAGCCCCAGCCAGTTCCGCTACCCCGATGCGAACTTCACCATGCGCCTCTCCTATGGCCAGGTGAAACCTTACAGCCCGCGCGACGCCGTGGCATACGATTATGTGACCACCGCCACCGGCGTGCTGGACAAATATGTGCCCGGTGATTATGAGTTCGATCTGCCGGCCGGTTATGTAGACCTGGTGAAGAAAAAAGACTTCGGCCAGTATGCGGACGCCAAACGGAAAGACCTCGTGGTAGGTTTCATCACCACCAACGACATTACCGGCGGTAACTCCGGTTCCCCGGTGATCAACGGCAACGGCGAACTGATCGGGCTTGCTTTCGACGGCAACTATGAAGCGCTGAGCCACAAGCTGCAATTCGACAAAAACCTCAACCGCACCATTTGTGTGGATGTGCGGTATGTTTTATGGTGCATCGAAAAACTCGGCGGCGCCAGAAACATCATCAATGAACTGAAAATAGTCAAATAA